Proteins co-encoded in one Rhopalosiphum maidis isolate BTI-1 chromosome 2, ASM367621v3, whole genome shotgun sequence genomic window:
- the LOC113554926 gene encoding barrier-to-autointegration factor: MTTPSSTTSQKHKAFSGEPMRDKPVEDLAGIGPVLANRLKEQGFNKAYNVLGQFLLLEMDQELFCDWLKDTVKANSKQSKDCHACLKAWCDEFL, translated from the exons aTGACTACTCCATCATCTACAACCAGTCAAAAACACAAAGCATTCTCTGGGGAGCCTATGCGAGACAAACCAGTTGAAGATCTTGCTGGTATTGGACCTGTATTAGCAAACAGATTAAAAGAACAAGGATTTAACAAA gcTTACAACGTATTGGGTCAATTTCTTCTTTTAGAAATGGATCAAGAATTATTCTGTGACTGGTTAAAAGATACAGTGAAAGCTAACTCAAAACAATCAAAAGATTGCCATGCATGCTTAAAAGCATGGTGTGATGAATTTTTGTAG
- the LOC113552880 gene encoding DNA replication licensing factor Mcm5, translating into MEGFDTPGIFFSDTFGDDDNLASSLLNARSIKKSFKEFLKTYNEENFNYKYRDTLKRNCNLGQYWMEINVEDLAGFDENLADKLYKQPVDHLPAFEEAATELAQELLASDNLEDIEHIQILLSTNSLASSLRSIKSESVSRLVKIPGIIVSASSIRAKATQITLQCRSCRNVVPHLPVKPGMDGYILPRKCTTEQAGRPQCPLDPYFIIPDKCKCVDSQILKLQELSDSTPQGEMPRHVQLYCDRYLCERVVPGNRVMVVGVYSIKKVKTSKKQKLTENSRTVVGVRAPYLRVLGFQMDDQVGGFTTSIPTSVEDEELFRKLSSSPDIYDRIAKSIAPSIFGFSDIKKAIACLLFGGSRKRLPDGLTRRGDINLLLLGDPGTAKSQLLKFVQQVSPIGVYTSGKGSSAAGLTASVTRDPTSHNFVVEGGAMVLADSGVVCIDEFDKMREGDRVAIHEAMEQQTISIAKAGITTTLNSRCSVMAAANSVFGRWDDSKGEDNIDFMPTILSRFDMIFIIKDEHNQNRDMILAKHIMNVHLMNGQAKQEIEGELPLATIKKFLNYCRQRCGPRLSEEAGEKLKSRYVIMRTGCHELESEKKLAIPITVRQLEAIIRIAESLAKMQLQPFATDSHVDEALRLFQVSTLSAATSGCLSGAEGFSTEEDIDTLQRIEKQLKRRFPIGSQVSEFSIIQDFLRQKYPQRAIDKVIYLMIRRGEIQHIMQRKMLIRLK; encoded by the exons atggaagGATTTGATACACCTGGTATATTTTTCTCTGATACATTCGGTGATGATGACAATTTGGCGTCATCATTGTTAAACGCgagatcaataaaaaaatctttcaaAGAATTCCTAAAAACATACAATGaagaaaattttaactataagtaTAGAGATACATTAAAGCGAAATTGTAACTTGGGTCAATATTGGATGGAAATAAATGTCGAAGATTTAGCTGGATTTGATGAAAATCTTgctgataaattatacaaacagCCAGTCGATCATTTGCCAGCATTTGAAGAAGCTGCGACAGAATTAGCACAAGAATTGCTTGCATCTGATAACTTGGAAGATATTGagcatattcaaatattattgtcaacaaATTCACTGGCTTCTTCTCTGCGTTCTATTAAATCTGAGTCAGTTTCTCGGTTGGTCAAAATTCCTGGTATCATAGTATCGGCGTCAAGTATTCGGGCTAAAGCTACACAGATAACATTGCAATGTCGATCTTGTCGTAATGTAGTACCACATTTACCTGTAAAACCTGGCATGGATGGTTATATTTTACCAAGAAAATGTACAACTGAACAAGCTGGCCGTCCACAATGTCCTTTAGAcccgtattttattataccagaCAAATGCAAATGTGTTGAttctcaaattttaaaattacaagaaTTAAGTGACTCTACACCTCAAGGAGAAATGCCTCGAcatgtacaattatattgtgATCGCTACTTATGTGAACGTGTAGTTCCAGGAAACCGTGTTATGGTAGTTGGTGTTTATTCcataaaaaag gttaagacttcaaaaaaacaaaaacttactGAAAATTCTCGTACTGTGGTTGGTGTGCGTGCTCCATATTTAAGAGTTTTAGGATTTCAAATGGATGATCAGGTGGGAGGTTTTACTACTTCAATTCCAACTTCTGTTGAAGATGAAGAATTATTCAGAAAATTGTCATCATCTCCTGATATTTATGACCGTATTGCCAAGTCTATAGCACCATCAATTTTTGGGTttagtgatataaaaaaagCAATAGCTTGTTTGCTTTTTGGAGGTTCTCGGAAAAGACTTCCAGATGGTTTAACTCGTCGTGGAGACATAAATCTATTGCTTTTGGGAGATCCTGGTACAGCTAAATcacaacttttaaaatttgtacaaCAAGTTTCACCTATTGGTGTATACACATCTGGTAAAGGTTCTTCAGCTGCTGGACTCACAGCTTCTGTAACTCGTGATCCAACATCTCATAATTTTGTAGTAGAGGGTGGAGCAATGGTTTTAGCTGATAGTGGTGTTGTTTGTATTGATGAATTTGACAAGATGAGAGAAGGTGATAGAGTTGCGATTCATGAAGCTATGGAACAGCAAACCATATCAATAGCTAAAGCAGGCATAACAACTACTCTTAACAGTCGTTGTTCAGTGATGGCTGCTGCAAATTCAGTATTTGGTCGGTGGGATGACAGTAAAGGCGAAGATAATATTGATTTCATGCCTACAATTTTATCTAG gtttgatatgatatttattattaaagatgaACATAATCAAAATAGAGATATGATATTGGCTAAGCATATCATGAATGTACATTTAATGAATGGTCAAGCCAAACAAGAAATTGAAGGAGAATTACCATTGGCAACAATCAAAAAGTTCTTGAATTATTGTCGTCAACGTTGTGGACCTCGGTTATCTGAAGAAGCTGGTGAAAAGCTTAAAAGTCGTTATGTAATTATGAGAACTGGATGTCATGAATTGgaatctgaaaaaaaacttGCCATTCCGATTACTGTTCGACAATTAGAAGCTATAATTCGTATTGCAGAATCTTTAGCTAAAATGCAATTACAACCTTTTGCTACTGACAGTCATGTAGATGAAGCATTAAGATTGTTTCAAGTATCTACTTTGAGTGCAGCTACATCGGGCTGTTTATCTGGTGCAGAAGGTTTTTCAACCGAAGAAGACATAGATACATTACAGAGAATTGAAAAGCAATTGAAACGCCGATTCCCAATTGGATCTCAAGTTTCTGAATTTAGTATAATTCAAGATTTTTTGAGACAAAAATATCCACAACGAGCTATagataaagttatatatttgatgATCAGGAGAGGtgaaatacaacatattatgcaacgtaaaatgttaattagattaaagtaa
- the LOC113554924 gene encoding dnaJ homolog subfamily C member 2 codes for MKDKEKPSILNVQHRTVETVGPWILRYLSGSTVQDKCLTNGEEIEDTNESFIDEESQADTIYLKTLDPKEWKDQDHYQVLGLSKLRYKATEAQIKTAYRRRVLNHHPDKRKKLGEKVQGDDDYFTCITKAWETLGNKTKRRAYDSIDPKFDNSIPSKETAKKSDFFELFGPVFVRNSMWSEQNSVPLLGDINSSRDHVDRFYNFWYGFNSWREFSYLDEEDREQASDREERRWIEKQNRANRTKLKKEESTRIRQLVDLAYANDPRLLKFKKEEQERKAAVKQAKKDAIRQKQEEEIRLREEEEAKVQKEKEEREAAEKAQRNALKAEKDSQKKALKKERKHIRDLCKTNNYYIQNGDNVIEIMSGVEKICDQLSAIQLKQLAGALQIEGRKALIEKLKQMECRVEMNNVIKNDTKIVEKNNNDWETDDVQLLIKAVNLFPAGTNQRWEAVANFINQHSKNGERNAKQVLAKAKSLQSTNYTDNALKSEMNANAYDQFEKEKKCESQIPEVVSERPVGWSADEQKLLEQALKTYPNAVKERWDRIAECVPTRTKKECMKRYKEIVEIVKAKKAAQV; via the exons atgaaagaCAAAGAGAAACcatcaatattaaatgttcaacatCGTACAGTTGAAACAGTCGGACCATGGATATTGAGATATTTATCAGGCTCAACTGTTCAAGATAAATGTTTAACTAATGGTGAAGAAATAGAAGATACAAATGAATCATTTATCGATGAAGAAAGTCAAGCCGAtacaatttatctaaaaacttTAGATCCTAAGGAATGGAAAGATCAAGATCATTATca AGTTTTAGGACTATCAAAATTACGATATAAAGCCACTGAAGCACAAATCAAAACTGCTTATAGGCGTAGAGTTCTTAATCATCATCCggataaaagaaaaaagcTTGGCGAGAAAGTTCAAGGAGATGATGATTATTTTACATGCATCACTAAGGCTTGGGAAACTCTtggaaataaaactaaaagacGTGCATATGATTCAATTGATCCTAAATTTGACAATAGTATTCCTTCTAAAGAAACAGCAAAAAAATCTGACTTTTTTGAACTATTTGGACCGGTATTTGTTCGTAATAGTATGTGGTCAGAACAAAATTCTGTACCCCTTTTAGGAGATATAAATAGTAGCCGTGACCATGTTGATCGTTTCTACAATTTTTGGTATGGTTTCAATTCATGGAGAGAATTTTCATATCTTGATGAAGAAGATCGTGAACAGGCCTCAGATCGTGAAGAACGAAGATGGATTGAAAAACAGAATCGTGCAAATCGTACTAAGCTAAAAAAAGAAGAGAGTACTCGTATTAGACAGTTAGTTGACTTAGCATATGCTAATGATCCaagacttttaaaatttaaaaaggaaGAACAAGAACGTAAAGCAGCTGTGAAACAAGCCAAAAAAGATGCAATAAGACAAAAACAAGAAGAAGAAATTAGGTTAAGAGAAGAAGAAGAAGCTAAAgtacaaaaagaaaaagaagaacGTGAAGCTGCAGAAAAAGCACAACGAAATGCTCTTAAGGCAGAAAAAGATAGTCAAAAGAAAGCTTTGAAAAAGGAACGTAAGCATATAAGAGATTTatgcaaaacaaataattattatatacaaaacggTGACaatgttattgaaataatgtcTGGTGTTGAAAAAATTTGTGATCAACTTTCTGCCATACAGCTTAAACAATTGGCCGGTGCTCTTCAAATAGAAGGTCGTAAAGCATTAATAGAAAAACTTAAACAAATGGAATGTAGGGTTGAaatgaataatgttattaaaaatgataccaaaattgttgaaaaaaataataatgattgggAAACAGATGATGttcaattattgataaaagcAGTAAATTTGTTTCCAGCTGGTACAAATCAACGTTGGGAAGCTGTTGCAAATTTTATCAATCAACATAGTAAGAATGGTGAACGAAATGCCAAACAAGTATTAGCAAAAGCTAAATCTCTTCAAAGTACTAACTACACTGATAATGCTTTAAAATCTGAAATGAACGCCAATGCATATGATCAatttgaaaaggaaaaaaaatgtgaatcaCAAATACCTGAAGTGGTTTCAGAACGTCCAGTTGGATGGTCAGCAGATGAGCAAAAATTATTGGAACAAGCTCTTAAAACGTATCCAAATGCAGTAAAAGAACGTTGGGATAGAATAGCAGAATGTGTTCCAACAAGAACGAAAAAGGAATGTATGAAAAGATATAAAGAAATTGTTGAAATAGTAAAAGCCAAAAAAGCTGCTCAAGTGTAA
- the LOC113553347 gene encoding MIP18 family protein galla-1 yields the protein MILTISSLLMMFANLMQQTKKIIQEKYLKNDSGNTTATTIEIEATDEQLEEKTQELKDQIFDIIRTIKDPEKPATLEDLNVVYENGVEVINQRNLKLYTVRIEFNPTVPHCSLATLIGLSIRIKVIRSILENVKLDIYIKEGAHTTEEEINKQINDKERVAAAMENPSLRDVVEKCIKEEE from the exons ATGATTTTGACTATAAGTAGTTTGTTGATGATGTTTGCTAATCTCAtgcaacaaacaaaaaaaattattcaagagaagtatttaaaaaatgacagTGGAAATACGACGGCTACCACGATTGAAATCGAGGCTACAGATGAACAACTCGAAGAAAAAACTCAAGAATTGAAGGACCAAATATTTG ATATTATTAGAACAATCAAGGATCCAGAAAAACCAGCTACACTGGAAGACCTTAACGTTGTGTATGAAAATGGAGTAGAG gtAATTAATCaaagaaacttaaaattatatactgttCGAATTGAATTTAATCCTACAGTACCACATTGCAGCTTAGCTACTTTAATTGGCCTTAGTATAAGGATTAAAGTTATAAGATCTATTTTAGAGAATGTTAAATtggatatatacattaaagaaGGTGCTCATACAACTGAAGAAGAaa ttaacaaacaaataaatgataagGAACGTGTTGCAGCTGCAATGGAAAACCCTAGTTTAAGAGATGTAgtggaaaaatgtataaaagaggaagaataa
- the LOC113553301 gene encoding uncharacterized protein LOC113553301 isoform X2 codes for MASTSKTTGTEKLNLGMKSIISEFQVSCDKVKQLKDNNELYNKMEHIVNTLSNEEENNNYATKILNFKESVENEKLFFSNKTGISLDFLSKNVQLEYAANILQETGIDDYNANSIFTKYLSVIEKCNKQKELIDDIDEYLNKLKIVIEQQNDLKCELSNINYLPVGYIAEPINIKPIESIQTVDDCDAIVKLVKKITDIEQKQEKICSETSELKSAQKKMYHGLPPNMDQAMMAVQIAEQTMKSITKKLMEKL; via the coding sequence ATGGCATCAACATCAAAAACTACGGgtacagaaaaattaaatcttggaatgaaatcaataataagCGAATTTCAAGTCAGTTGTGATAAGGTCAAGCAATTGAAAGATAACAATgagttatacaataaaatggaACATATTGTCAACACATTATCCAATGAAGaagaaaacaataactatgctacaaaaattttaaatttcaaagaaTCCgtggaaaatgaaaaattgtttttctcaaATAAGACTGGAATTTCTCttgattttttatcaaaaaatgtgcAGTTAGAATATGCAGCAAACATTCTACAAGAAACTGGTATTGATGATTATAATGCAAATAGCATATTCACTAAATATTTGtcagttattgaaaaatgtaataaacaaaaagaaTTAATTGATGACattgatgaatatttaaataaattaaaaatagtaatcgaACAACAAAATGATCTTAAATGTgaattatctaatataaactACTTACCTGTAGGCTATATAGCTGAACCTATCAATATTAAACCAATTGAAAGTATACAAACTGTGGACGACTGTGATGCGATAGTGAAATtggtcaaaaaaataacagacaTTGAACAGAAACAAGAAAAAATCTGTTCAGAAACTTCTGAATTAAAATCTgcacagaaaaaaatgtaccatGGACTACCACCAAATATGGATCAAGCAATGATGGCAGTACAAATAGCAGAGCAAACAATGAAGtccataacaaaaaaattaatggaaaaactttag
- the LOC113553302 gene encoding uncharacterized protein LOC113553302, translated as MNDEKTTMEYLFQVERQAEKILLIKSEMVALDKSRNSNRMAIRALTNSEKPEDKIWMAVGLSLVKVSVEKAKNMLQADQVTLNNRMNILRSNIKVNVNKLNDMEYKEPVKGLFLNPLTRKEMQAMNQVLGITD; from the exons atgaacgatgaaaaaacaacaatggaatatttatttcaagtaGAAAGACAAGCAGAAAAAATACTTCTGATTAAAAGTGAAATGGTTGCTTTGGATAAAAGTAGAAATAGTAACCGAATGGCTATTAGAGCATTAACAAACTCTGAAAAACCTGAAGACAAGATATGGATGGCAGTTGGATTATCCTTGGTAAAAGTTTCTGTTGAAAAAGCTAAAAATATGCTACAAGCag atcaagttactttaaataatcgtATGAATATTCTTAGAAGCAACATTAAAGTTAATGTGAATAAATTGAATGATATGGAATATAAAGAACCAGTGAAagggttatttttaaatccacTCACTAGAAAGGAAATGCAAGCAATGAATCAAGTTCTTGGTAtaactgattaa
- the LOC113554923 gene encoding DNA replication licensing factor MCM4, whose amino-acid sequence MSGRTPQRNGNTTPRGGQTPSRNSAATPRGQTPRNNATTPRGGRTPTRNGTTTPSEGRTPSRNNMTPRVNGRSPRTRTPGSVSSRRSGAIVSEASSPARRFMTSPLQGLRTSEVDLSSPINYGSPLSSVDSRATGFTMRSGGSVQRNNLSVNRRQRQVDITNYENGAPRPDNENQDVAPNLVIWGTDVVVDKCRLRFQNFIETFCVDETELPHYMAKLSNVLEMEIPYVDINCAHLHQFDSELYQQLICYPQEVIPVFDTVVNEVFFTKYPAADLTHVTKALQVRPFNVQKTKNMRFLNPEDMDQLITVSGMVIRCSDIIPEMRDAFFRCIVCSYTTIVEIDRGNIAEPTLCPHCNTNHCFELIHNQSNFTDKQLTKLQESPDEMPAGQTPHTVNLYSYNELIETVQAGDRVSVTGIYRAVPMQVNPRMRNFRSVYRTHIDILHFLKSNDSRISFAVEEKNKISEERIEILRQLSKTVDIYDRLSNTLAPSIYENCDIKKGILMQLFGGTRKTSKKKNHLRSEINILLCGDPGTSKSQFLSYVYDIVPRSQYTSGKGSSAVGMTAYVIRDPETRQLVLQTGALVLADNGVCCIDEFDKMSESARSVLHEVMEQQTLSIAKAGIICQLNARTSILAAANPCESQWNKNKTIIENIQLPHTLLSRFDLIFLMLDPQNEQYDRRLANHLVSLYYKNEHYERDEQMDTSLLQDYITYGRETFQPILNEESRQKLIQYYVNMRTVGSGRGQVSAYPRQLESLIRLSEAHAKMRYSNIVEIKDVDEAWRLYREALKQSATDPLSGKIDVGILTTGLSSAARQRRHDLAEYLAKVISSQPKSTIFNYQKLLSETKLAFQFQVTRDMFNDALKEVQDLGQIIVTGTTTIRSI is encoded by the coding sequence atgtCTGGTCGCACCCCCCAAAGAAATGGTAACACTACGCCAAGAGGAGGACAAACTCCTTCTCGAAATAGTGCTGCTACTCCAAGAGGACAAACTCCTCGAAATAATGCCACTACTCCAAGAGGTGGCAGAACTCCAACAAGAAATGGTACTACTACTCCAAGTGAAGGAAGGACTCCTTCCAGAAATAACATGACTCCAAGAGTTAATGGTCGTTCACCTCGTACTAGAACACCTGGTTCTGTTTCCAGTCGTCGTTCAGGTGCTATAGTCTCTGAAGCATCCTCACCAGCTCGTCGTTTTATGACGAGTCCTTTGCAAGGTTTACGTACCAGTGAAGTAGACCTTAGTTCTCCTATAAATTATGGCTCTCCTCTAAGTTCTGTAGATTCTCGTGCTACAGGTTTCACAATGCGTAGTGGTGGTTCAGTTCAAAGAAATAACTTATCAGTTAATCGTCGGCAAAGGCAAGTggatataacaaattatgaaaatggAGCTCCTCGTCCTGATAATGAAAATCAAGATGTTGCTCCCAATTTAGTCATATGGGGTACAGATGTTGTAGTTGATAAATGCCGTTTAAGATTCCAAAATTTCATTGAAACATTTTGTGTCGATGAAACTGAATTGCCTCATTATATGGCTAAATTAAGTAATGTTTTGGAAATGGAAATCCCATATGTTGATATTAATTGTGCTCACTTACATCAATTTGATTCTGAACTTTATCAACAATTAATATGCTATCCGCAAGAAGTTATCCCAGTATTTGATACAGTTGTTAATGAAGtatttttcactaaatatCCAGCTGCTGACTTGACACATGTCACTAAGGCTCTTCAAGTGCGTCCttttaatgtacaaaaaactAAGAATATGCGATTTCTTAATCCCGAAGATATGGATCAGCTAATAACTGTTTCAGGAATGGTAATTCGATGTAGTGATATTATACCTGAAATGCGTGATGCATTTTTCCGATGTATTGTATGTTCTTATACAACTATTGTAGAAATTGATCGTGGTAATATTGCTGAGCCAACTCTATGCCCCCATTGTAATACTAATcattgttttgaattaatacataatcaatCTAATTTTACTGATAAACAATTGACTAAACTTCAAGAATCCCCTGATGAAATGCCTGCTGGTCAGACTCCACATACTGTAAATTTATACTCCTATAATGAGCTTATTGAAACTGTGCAAGCTGGTGACCGAGTATCTGTTACTGGTATTTATCGAGCAGTTCCAATGCAAGTAAATCCTAGAATGAGAAACTTCCGAAGTGTATACAGGACTCACAttgacattttacattttttaaaaagtaatgataGCCGTATATCATTTGctgttgaagaaaaaaataaaataagcgaGGAACGAATTGAAATATTACGACAATTATCTAAGACAGTAGATATCTACGATAGACTGTCAAATACTTTGGCACCTTCTATATATGAAAATTGcgatataaaaaaaggtatacTTATGCAACTATTTGGCGGTACTCGAAAAACctctaaaaagaaaaatcatttaagatctgaaataaatatactgttaTGTGGTGATCCAGGTACAAGtaaatcacaatttttatcttatgtTTATGATATTGTACCTAGAAGTCAGTATACTAGCGGTAAAGGGTCTTCAGCTGTCGGTATGACGGCCTATGTAATTAGAGATCCAGAAACCAGACAATTAGTTTTACAAACCGGGGCTTTAGTTTTAGCTGACAATGGAGTTTGTTGCATTGATGAATTCGATAAAATGAGCGAATCGGCCAGGAGTGTATTGCATGAAGTTATGGAACAACAAACTTTGAGTATTGCCAAAGCAGgtattatttgtcaattaAACGCTAGAACTTCCATTTTAGCTGCAGCAAACCCATGTGAATCACAgtggaataaaaataagactataatagaaaatatacaaCTCCCTCACACTCTATTATCcagatttgatttaatatttttaatgttagatCCACAAAATGAACAGTATGATAGAAGATTAGCCAATCACTTGGTATCTTTGTATTACAAAAACGAACATTACGAACGTGATGAGCAAATGGATACTAGCTTACTTCAagattatataacttatggaCGAGAAACATTTCAACCTATTTTAAATGAGGAAAGCAGGCAAAAACTTATTCAGTATTATGTAAACATGAGAACTGTTGGAAGTGGTAGAGGACAAGTATCAGCATATCCAAGACAGTTAGAATCTTTGATTCGGTTATCAGAAGCTCATGCTAAAATGAGATATTCAAACATTGTGGAAATTAAAGATGTTGATGAAGCTTGGAGATTATATAGAGAAGCACTTAAGCAAAGTGCTACAGATCCTCTTTCTGGAAAAATTGATGTTGGAATATTGACAACAGGATTGAGTTCAGCTGCTAGACAAAGACGACATGATCTTGCAGAATATTTGGCCAAAGTGATATCAAGCCAACCAAAATCTACTATATTTAActaccaaaaattattaagtgaaACTAAATTAGCTTTTCAATTTCAAGTAACCCGAGATATGTTTAATGATGCTCTTAAGGAAGTGCAAGATTTGGGGCAAATTATAGTTACAGGAACAACCACAATTCGTAGTATTTAA
- the LOC113552881 gene encoding diphthine methyltransferase has translation MSMNCSVDHFASYDTIYPADTVEWCPIPKYNNVLVCGTYKLDEANKSKTGTINLFTLDNQNKIKLVQSVSEDAVLDLKWNPFIVSGQILLAAALSGKHVSIYRLDEKGTDLSLNLFTSFDLPKTDGESHMSLSIAWSSLYENGSQSIAFSDSCGYITLVNLNDKLIRSFKAHNFESWIVTYNYWEPNILYTGGDDCTFKCYDQRLQFDKPVFENKEHEQGVTTCSSNKIRKNIIVTGSYDENIRLWDIRNMKHSYNNVKVDGGVWRLKWEPNKEEYLLSASMFNAAHIIDTSFHVANICQSFGEKNNRLYYGADWCHQNDTQFQHDTKSKNKKIISTCSFYDHRLDLFFVNMKL, from the exons ATGTCTATGAATTGTAGTGTGGATCATTTTGCATCATATGATACTATTTATCCTGCAGATACTGTAGAGTGGTGTCCAATACCAAAATACAACAATGTGCTTGTGTGTGGAACTTATAAACTTGATGAAGCAAACAAATCAAAAACTGgcactattaatttattcacttTAGACAATcaaaataagattaaattagTTCAGAGTGTCTCTGAAGATGCTGTGCTAGATTTAAAGTGGAATCCTTTTATTGTTTCTGGACAAATATTGTTAGCAGCTGCATTGTCAGGCAAGCATGTTAGTATATATCGCTTGG ATGAAAAAGGTACagatttatctttaaatttattcactaGTTTTGATCTTCCAAAAACTGACGGTGAATCTCATATGAGTTTATCAATTGCTTGGTCATCCCTTTATGAGAATGGATCACAAAGTATTGCATTTAGCGATTCTTGTGGTTATATCACTTTAGTCAATTTAAATGACAAACTCATACGCAGTTTCAAAGCTCATAATTTTGAATCATGGATTGTTACCTACAATTATTGGGAAcccaacatattatacacag gtggTGATGattgtacatttaaatgttatgacCAACGTTTACAATTTGACAAacctgtttttgaaaataaagaaCATGAACAAGGAGTAACAACTTGCTCATCAAATAAAAtccgaaaaaatataattgttacaggaag ttatgatgaaaatataagATTGTGGGACATACGTAATATGaaacatagttataataatgtaaaagtcGATGGTGGAGTTTGGAGATTGAAATGGGAACCTAATAAAGAAGAATATCTTTTAAGTGCTTCAATGTTTAATGCTGCTCATATTATAGACACATCGTTTCATGTCGCTAATATTTGTCAATCTTTTGgggaaaaaaacaatagacTTTACTATGGAGCCGATTGGTGTCACCAAAACGATACTCAATTTCAACATGacacaaaatcaaaaaacaaaaaaataatttctacatGTTCATTTTATGACCATagattagatttattttttgtcaatatgaaattataa
- the LOC113553301 gene encoding uncharacterized protein LOC113553301 isoform X1 translates to MSTNRMASTSKTTGTEKLNLGMKSIISEFQVSCDKVKQLKDNNELYNKMEHIVNTLSNEEENNNYATKILNFKESVENEKLFFSNKTGISLDFLSKNVQLEYAANILQETGIDDYNANSIFTKYLSVIEKCNKQKELIDDIDEYLNKLKIVIEQQNDLKCELSNINYLPVGYIAEPINIKPIESIQTVDDCDAIVKLVKKITDIEQKQEKICSETSELKSAQKKMYHGLPPNMDQAMMAVQIAEQTMKSITKKLMEKL, encoded by the coding sequence atgtcAACAAATAGAATGGCATCAACATCAAAAACTACGGgtacagaaaaattaaatcttggaatgaaatcaataataagCGAATTTCAAGTCAGTTGTGATAAGGTCAAGCAATTGAAAGATAACAATgagttatacaataaaatggaACATATTGTCAACACATTATCCAATGAAGaagaaaacaataactatgctacaaaaattttaaatttcaaagaaTCCgtggaaaatgaaaaattgtttttctcaaATAAGACTGGAATTTCTCttgattttttatcaaaaaatgtgcAGTTAGAATATGCAGCAAACATTCTACAAGAAACTGGTATTGATGATTATAATGCAAATAGCATATTCACTAAATATTTGtcagttattgaaaaatgtaataaacaaaaagaaTTAATTGATGACattgatgaatatttaaataaattaaaaatagtaatcgaACAACAAAATGATCTTAAATGTgaattatctaatataaactACTTACCTGTAGGCTATATAGCTGAACCTATCAATATTAAACCAATTGAAAGTATACAAACTGTGGACGACTGTGATGCGATAGTGAAATtggtcaaaaaaataacagacaTTGAACAGAAACAAGAAAAAATCTGTTCAGAAACTTCTGAATTAAAATCTgcacagaaaaaaatgtaccatGGACTACCACCAAATATGGATCAAGCAATGATGGCAGTACAAATAGCAGAGCAAACAATGAAGtccataacaaaaaaattaatggaaaaactttag